In the genome of Suncus etruscus isolate mSunEtr1 chromosome 3, mSunEtr1.pri.cur, whole genome shotgun sequence, the window ttttttttttttttggtttttgtctgtgacgttcaggggttactcctggctatgtgctcagaaatcactcctggtttgggggaccataaaggacgtggggaggatcaaactgcgattggtcctaggtcagctgtgtgcaaggcaaatgctctactgctgcgccaccgctctgccacccccccacccctgccattACTTTTAAACTGGTTTGTGTATGTATcactaatatttttagttttatattttagtttattttttatgatttgaatttttttgggggggttgaggactgcttgggccacacctgactctgGCCAGAGCTTATGTCTGActctatgttcaaggatcactcctggtgggtttagaATACTATgcggtgacagggattgaacctggcttggctgcatgctTGCCCTACCTACcgtctacattttttatttttgtgacacACTCAGCTACACAACTCTGGCTTAGGTGTCATtctcagcaatgctcaaaggatcatatgatACCAGGTATCAAAGCtgggccttccacatgcaaaagATGTATTTTAGCTTCTTTTGtccctttttcaatttttatggtATATCTCTTATTCACCTCACCTTTGTGAATTCATATTGAATACTTTTACTACCaaatatactcaagtataagctaaatttttctggcacaaaatttgtgccaaaaaaccTGAACTCAGCTTAttctcgggtcatacaggttatttgatttggtgcactTCATCACCAGTTGTCTTCTGCTGTGTGCTGGAGgaggcagtgcttcagctcagtccacaaatcGCAGCTGAGcagaagaggtaggcagctgaactgaactgtatgccactgaactatttttttttggggggttttttttttttttttgggtttttgggccacacccggtgatgctcatgggttactcctggctatacgctcagaagtcgctcctgacttgggggaccatatgggacgccgggggattgaactgcggtccgtccaaggctagcgcaggcatggcaggcaccttacctctagcgccaccgcccgcccccagccactgaactatttaacccacaatattctgcgttTTGTATGAGACCAAaagcagtgatgatgacaatgtctaatACTGATACCCTCACATTAGATACAGCTGAAGTTGTTTAGACGtacagatgatgatgaggagAAGGAATaaagttttgaaggattttaacctttgtgatttagcttgattacctgttaagctacggttttctgcactttaaagttttaaagttattgttgctagtttacagtttttctttagcaataaacattgaaaaacatttaacctgctgattcctcaattattgtaattgttttgggtatatattttcatttttgaaatttaccagtagctgctgcattttccacctcagcttctactcgagtcactaagttttcccagttgtTAAGGTAAAATTaagggggtcagcttatactcaagtactTACAATCTttgtctttgattctttttttcctgcaaaataataccttcttttcttttctttctttattattttaagtttctgagccatacctggtggtgtttggggcttATTTCTTGTTCTGTGCTTTGGGACCACTCCTGAGTTCAGGAAGCTCAGAGAGCTTGGAGCACCATGTATaaagtactggggattaaactggggtctgtttgtgcaaagcaaggactcagtcatcatcatcatcatcatcatcattatcatttaaactttttttttgtttttgtgctatacctggcagtgctcacagtttTCTCAAGGCTttacactcagagattgctcctggtagtacttggtggaccatatgggatgcaggggattgcaTTCAGGTTACATATGAGCAAGTCATTGCTCTAGCTCCTCAGTCTTTCAGACTTTTATTATAACTTTGTCTTGCTTAATTGTGTCAACTTtatagtgtttttaaaaatacacactgAATTcatgtgtgctgtgtgtgtggtgggggaagGGTCTGGGCTACACTCTGTAGTGCTCAGTGGTCTGGGAGACAACTATTGATGATGGAAATTGAATTGACATCAATTTCGTGAAATGCAAGCTCCCTAACCCCTATACTATGCTGTTCTGTTGTttaaatagttttgtttgtttgtttgtttgggggctacacccagcagcgctcagggattactcctggctctgctctcagaagttactcctggcagatttgggggaccatatcggattctggggatcgaacttgtgtTGGGCATATGCAAGGCCAACGTCCTCTCTGCTCTGCTATACTCTGACCTTtgtttaaatagtttaaatagtTCTTGGTTTTCTCATTTCCAGTTTAGATTTGGATTTTCTTGAATGACGTGTATGTGATTTCTTTATAGTTTACATTaattggtttgtttgctttttatgtttCATGTTAGAAATTTAttgcctttaaatatttttatagtgttttgagtttcagtcattcttCACCATGCATTTCCTGCCATTAATGCccccagtttgtgtgtgtgtgtgtgtgtgtgtgtgtgtgtgtgtgtgtgtgtgtgtgtgtgtgtgtgtgtgtataactgcctctatggcagatatttttcttctctgtttttctttttattccttcttagGCACTGATTTGCAATATTCTTTCTGCCTAAGTATCATAGAAACATactgcctttttttgttgttgtttggcttttgggatacacctggctgcactcaagggttactcctggctctgcattcagaaatcgctcttggcaacttggggaccttatgggatgccagggattggactcaagtttatcctaggtcagccacgtgcatggcaaatgctttactggctgcgctgttgctccggccccaaaacatactgattttaattatactttttttttaaaaagtggttcTAGTAGAGTGGTGGTACCAGCCTAATGTTACTTGAGTCTGGCTAATGTAGTGGTACTTGGAGGCCACAGGGTCATACTTGGAGATGCTGGGAGTCAGGGGCTTGTGGAGTACAGGCCTTGGACACTTAAGTCTTGTGCCCAGTCCCCTGGAGTTATCTTCCAGTttctgtgactttatttttttaattaggtttATATGAAAGTTGAGGTAGGTAatatatgtagtattttattggggggggggtcacatctggcagcgctcaggggtactcctggctctacgctcagaaattgcttactggtaggctccggggaccatataggatgctgggattggaaccacaggtcttctgcatgcaaggcaaatgctgtacctccatgctatctctccagccccaatatgtgTAATTTAAATCTACCTTTTTATTATGTGTCATTTTCTATGTATAGTTATGTGCATTATTTTCTTCAGGACAGGATTTTACTTTACTGAATAATCTATTTACATatgttacaaatttattttacaacttttctataatataaaatggatgcatactattccattggatgaatgttttatattttcaggTTAGAAATTAAGTGTTATAGTATAAAGTAAGCTCTAAAAAGACTAATGGTAGGATAGGTGCAAGTAAGTTATATTTGATGAGAGGTAAGGGActgattatattttatctttgtcccttttaaacatttaaaaattatttttcttttaggtgcTGTGTAATGTGTTAAGAGCATATTATAAGGAATGATTTTGTCAAATATTCATGAGTTATGGTTGCTGAACGATCAGTTCTGTCTTGTGGGGAAAGAACTGTAAGTAAACCTCAAAGAGTTAACTGATTTCAATTCTATTATGCTATAAAATAATCTTGATAATTTATGGGAATGTACTTAAGGTACTTTGCTAGTGTAAAGTATATTGACTATATAAACGTCGTGAAAGGACGAGATAGGTTTTATATAAATCACGGTTATGTATAGTGTTTGCATTGCTGTTTCTCAGACTGTACAAGattcaatttgtttttgtttttgtttttttgtcacaccctgcagtgctcaggggttactcctgtctcactctatgctcataaatcgctcctggcaggctcaggagaccatatgggatgctggggattgaatctgggtccatcctgagtcagctgcatgcaaggcaaatgcccaatcgcTGTGCTCTCACCCCAGCCCACAAAATTCAATCTTTTAATATTTCAGAAATGGCAGCACAAAAGAAAATCTATGTTAATAGAATACTTTATTAAATGAAAGAGGTTAGATAAGAATTTTAAATCAAGGgctatagtgatagcacagtggtagggtgtttgtctttcatgcagaaggtcattggtttgaatccaggcatcccatatggtcccccgagcctgccagcagcaatttctgagcatagagccaggagtaacccatgagcactgccaggtgtgacccaaaaacaaaaacaataaaaaaaaaaaaagaaaagaaaaagaaaagtgttagCTATAAGATatgtttcaggggccggagatatagcacaacagtagtagggcatttgccttgcaagcagccgttccaggacagatggtggttcaaattccggcatcccatatggtctcctgagcttgccaggagcaatttctgagcgcagagccaggaataacccctgagcactgctgggtgtgtcccaaaaaccaaaaaaacatgaaacaaaatttagtaactataaacttaatttttttcaaattcattgtCAAACAGAGCTCAGTGATAAACTCAAAGAATAGGGCTAGGTCCTAACTGTATTAATTGAAAAAGCCACTAAAGACctgaccttaatttttttttttttttttttttttttttgtggtttttgggtcacacccggcagtgctcaggggttattcctggctccatgctcagaaattgctcctggtaggcacaggggaccatatgggacgctgggattcgaaccgatgaccttctgcatgaaaggcaaacgccttacctccatgctatctctccagccccatttttttatgaaaaaaaaaatttccccaaattCCAAATTAGAATTacatatttattcaaaaaattttatttggcttttgggctacacttggtgacattcaggggttactcctgtctttgtgctcagaaattactcctggcaggctcaagggatctatatgggataccagggatcaaaccaggctttTCCcaagtcggctgtgtgcaaggcaaacgccctatcactgtgctattgctccggtccgtatttattaaaaaattttttttttctttgagccacacctagtgatactcctggctatgggctcagaaattgcttctggtttgggggactatataggatgttggggctCTAACTGAGATCCGTCCtgttcagctgcgtgcaaggcaagcgccctaccgctgcactaccaTTCCGGCCCCCTGTTCAAATTTTTATAACCTTGCCCAAGGTAAAGCACAAGTATCTTTCAACCTCATGtcatattttctcatttcctaGGGATGACAGAAACCTTACTTGAAGCAAAACCAAAATTCTTATTGAAAATGCACAGCAACATTAAAGTTTATTCTTAAGACctgctttttaataataatactaGGCATTCAGCGTTTCATCTTCAAGGTCACGAAAATTATCtcaaaaacaactcagaaaaggAGGACTGAGGAATGATGTCTTTTCAGGAGAAATCAAATGAAAATTCTTCCAATGTTATTAAGAAAAGAGAAGATAGAAacttagaaacaaaaatagaagattCTCAAAAAAATCTAGCCAAAAAATCAGGACCAAAGGAAGCTTTAAAATCACCGGTTAATTCTTccagtgaaaagaaaataaatcgaCCTGAATTTGGAACATGCATGAGTACAAGGTCATCAAAGGCAGTGTCCAGTGACAAAAAAGCTAATAACTTCATTAGTAAAAATGTAACTGTGAAGGGACATACACAAGAATCTGTGAAAAAGCAGAAGTTATCACAGAAAAAATCAGTGCACGAAACCTCCACATCAAATGAACAGCTTAACCGAAGATCACAAAGGCTGCAACAATTAACAGAGATTTCAGTTTCAACAAGGACTCTGCGTAGTAGAGAGATTCAGGGCCCAGTTCAAACAGTTAAACAGAATTTGCCACTAATTAGAAAAGAGTACTGTAGCAACACTCAAAGTAAAACTAAtaaagttaaaacaaacaaaaaacctgtgaAAAGAAAAGCACCAGAGAAATCTAATTTTAAAGAGGATGGAAATCCAGTTCACCATGAAGTAAAttcaccaaaaggaaaaaagcgCAAAGTAGAGCACCAGGAAGCTGATATTAGCAGTTCTCAACGCTTAAAAGGATCTGAAAAGTGTCATCAGAAGAATTCCAGAAAAGAATCAAAATCTGTGCCTGTAACTACTTCTGATATTAAGAGATCAAAAACGGTTGCTTCACAGGTCTCTAAAAAGAGTGAGATGAAGAAGTCCGTTCATACACAAGTGATCACTACTGCAAAATCCCTAAAAAGTCCACAGCCATTAGTGCCTGAACAAAGTGTTGATAATGAACTAGAGCAAGCAGGAAAGAACAAGCGAGGTAGCATTCTTCAACTATGTGAAGAAATTGCTGGTGAAATTGAGTCAGATACTGTAGAGGTACGGAAGGAATCGTCACAAATAGAAAGTATAAAGGAGGAGCAGTGTACGGAAATGAAATCCGAAGAAACTGATGTAACACTTCATCACCAGAAAACAAATCAAGATGTTCCGTGTAATCGTTTCTTCCCCAGTAGAAAAACAAAGCCTGTGAAATGTATACTAAATGGAATAAACAACTCAACTAAAAAGAACTCTAACTGGACTAAAATTAAACTTTCAAAATTTAACTCGGTGCAACAAAATAAGTTGGATTCTCAAGTTTCCCCCAAATTGGGCTTATTACGAACTGATTTTTCACTCCCAGATTTAGAAATACATCATCCAGAGACTCAAAGTACTTTTTTAGGGATAAAGCCACATGATGATAAAAACATAGCTTgtcagaaggaagaaatgaaaaagattaattctgaagaagcaaaaattaatattactGTTGAAATGATGACCACAAAAAGGGCTTCTGAAAATTGTCATTTGGATAATCAGATAAAACTTCCCGTCCTATCATTGGATAACCAGATGAAACAGTCTTTTGAATCAACACCAGATAAGGTAATCCATTTTCATTATGCATTTAAGACATTTTCAGATCTTATTACAAAGATTGACTACTTTGTGATAAGTAAATACAACATTTTAGCTTAAgacttaaataaaacaaactcatAATTTATTTGCTAAGGAATACTGTTAAGTAATTTAGTGTTTTTATTATCATGTTTgggtagaatttattttatagatggcACGCATTTACATGAATCTTATCATTGTATGTCCTTTTTTCcacccttcatttttattttattttattttattggcatttttgggacacacctggctgagttctgaggggttactcctggctctacactcagaaaaagctcctggcaggttccggggaccatatgagatgccgggaaccaaacctggatttgtcctgggtcagacacatgtaaggcaaacgccctactgctgtgcaattgtTTCGGTcccccttcatttttattttataagaagagcatttgccttgctcctgCATACCATCTGATCctcccaggaataatccctgagcactgccaggtgtgacctcaaaatgcCTCGCCCAAGTTATTTGAGTAAAAAgtatgaagagagaaaaaagtcaaGTCATCTAAAAtgttaggaatcattcttgaagtattttttatagagtcaaatttgaataaagaatatgggctttaaaaaaaaaaaaaaagaatatgggcttTATGCCAGAAGCCAGCATCATTTTCTATTACCatgaactaaaaagaaaaaaaagttcttgtAAAGGGAATGAATACCTTACGGTActtgtagattttattttctgtttaagtGGTAGTGCACACTGTAGATAACTACCCTATAGTgatcaaagaaaatagaagtagTAATGATGTAATTGTTGCCACTTGTAGAGATGAAATGGAATCTATCCAGGATATGTCTTTGTCAGGAAATTGATAACTCCATACTAGGTGTTGCTGGAGAGTACATGCTGAAGAGTTCCTTACTGAAAAAATGCCTTTGAGAACTCAAACAGCTTATGAGAAGAATAGAAATATAGTCCATTTCATTTATTCTGTACTAGAGATACTTAGATCACATTATTTTGACCTactgtatttaaaatttatgCAATTCCTCCATCTTGAGGAACATTATGATAAAATGGCTCTATGAtacttgtattaaatatttacattttattttttgcttttgggccacacctggtggtgctcagaggttattcctgcctctgcttagaaattactcctggtaggctcagcgCATGGAATgatgaggatcgaacctgggatgacttcgtgcaaggcaaacaccctccctgctgtgctattgctctgacccctacatttgaaatgttttgtttgcttgtttgtttgtttgcttgttttggtttgtcggccacacttggcggtactcagggattactcctggctatgcactcagaaattgctcctggtaggcacaggggaccatatgggatgccggattctaaCCAtccttggtcctgggtcagccacttgcaaagcaaagaccctatcgctgtgctatctcttcggccctacatttgaaaattttaaaatatttttagcataCAGCATAGAAGACTACTCAGTGTGTTTGTGACCCAGAATTTGAGAAAAATGGACATTtctattatctattttaaaataagaaaaatacattataGACAATACATTATAGCTCTCTGTTTGCTATTTAAACTTTCCAGAGTTCATGTGCTCCTGTTGCTGTATGAATCCAGAAAAAATGTTTaac includes:
- the ESCO1 gene encoding N-acetyltransferase ESCO1, whose translation is MMSFQEKSNENSSNVIKKREDRNLETKIEDSQKNLAKKSGPKEALKSPVNSSSEKKINRPEFGTCMSTRSSKAVSSDKKANNFISKNVTVKGHTQESVKKQKLSQKKSVHETSTSNEQLNRRSQRLQQLTEISVSTRTLRSREIQGPVQTVKQNLPLIRKEYCSNTQSKTNKVKTNKKPVKRKAPEKSNFKEDGNPVHHEVNSPKGKKRKVEHQEADISSSQRLKGSEKCHQKNSRKESKSVPVTTSDIKRSKTVASQVSKKSEMKKSVHTQVITTAKSLKSPQPLVPEQSVDNELEQAGKNKRGSILQLCEEIAGEIESDTVEVRKESSQIESIKEEQCTEMKSEETDVTLHHQKTNQDVPCNRFFPSRKTKPVKCILNGINNSTKKNSNWTKIKLSKFNSVQQNKLDSQVSPKLGLLRTDFSLPDLEIHHPETQSTFLGIKPHDDKNIACQKEEMKKINSEEAKINITVEMMTTKRASENCHLDNQIKLPVLSLDNQMKQSFESTPDKNFSQHLESKLEKSSTVENSTTVVAALLSETKINSGDSKFPGSASKQHSMLNNQAPKINDNRETSQNHSWSDCNSHLELTIPKELKLKETEKVDEKQLIIDAGQKRFGAVSCNVCGMLYTASNPEDETQQLLLFHNQFISAVKYVGWKKERILAEYPDGRIIMVLPEDPKYALKKVDEIREMVDNDLGFQQAPLMCYSRTKTLLFISNDKKVVGCLIAEHIQWGYRVIEEKLPVTRSEEEKVRFERQKAWCCSTLPEPAICGISRIWVFSMMRRKKIASRMIECLRSNFIYGSYLSKEEIAFSDPTPDGKLFATQYCGTGQFLVYNFINGQNNT